The stretch of DNA AATCTTGTGGACATTGCGCCTGAAAGGATCGCGGGTCAGGCTTATCAATTGCTCCGTCCTAGGATCtaactttggaaaatatctctcaaactctgctatcaaGCTGTTCAAGTGATGCTTTATGTCGGTTAACAAAGAAGCGGAAGGAGCTTTCTTGTCAACTAATGAATGCAGAACTGGAAATTAAACTCTTACATTCCCAGTAGCCAGTCTTTCCACCCAGAGTTTGAGCTTGTCTTTGAATGCATTGATACTGTCAGTTACATTCAACACATTTCTGTCTCTACCTTGCATCTTTGTGTTCACTTCATTTATTGAACCAAATATGTCAACCAGGTAAGCAATACACTGATGGAAGCCTTCCACTTGCATTGAAGCCAGTAGTTTGggtttgttatgagttttcaaGAACTCATTGAACTCTGCTCGCAGATTGAAGAAACGCAGAAGCATGTTAGCCTTTGATAACTAGCGAACTTCGGTGTGGAACAATAGTGATGTGAGCACAGCATCAATGTCTTTGCATAACTTGTGGAAGAGACGTGTTTGCAAGGCAGAGcctttgataaagtttactactttAATCACTGAAGAAAGGTGTTCCTGCAGTCCTTTGGAAGAGTTTTTGCTGCTAGCGCTTGTCTGTGAATGAAGCAATGGGTACTCACTACTAAAGGATTCTTTTTTTACCAACTGTGCAAATCCAGCAGACAGCCAAGTGTGGCTGGAGCACCATCAGTGCAAACTTCAATTAGTTTGCCCCAGTCCAGATGTTCTTTGCTGAAGTCGGAAACCAGGCTCATAACATCAGCAGCTGTGGTGGTCTCTGTTAGAGGACTGCAGAACAGAAATTCTTCCTCAATTGTCTTTCTGTGTACATAGCGTGCAAACACCATTAGCTGTGAAATGCTAGCAACATCAGTGGACCCATCAAGTTGAATGGCGAACATGAGAGATGACTTGATCTTTTCAATTACTTGCCTTTTTATGTCTGCAGACATATCATCGATCCTCGATTTCACTGTGCTGTCTGAGAGGGATAAATCAGCTATCTTTTGAGCGGCTGTGTCTCCGAGAATAATCTTAGTACACCCCAGCAGACAAGGTTTAACTAATGTTTCACCAATGGTGTGTGGGTTCTTATCTCTGGACAGTAAGACAGAGCATAGGATGCCTCGGTAATGGCCTGTGCCTGGATATGAAAGCTGCCAGTGTAATCCAGTTTTGCCTGCTTGAGTTCTCTCTCTTTAGCTTCAAAGAACGACTTTGATTTATCCAAGTGTtttgaatgtttatttttttaagtgTTGCTTAAGTTGATGTGGTTTCAAGGAGTTGTTagcgagcactttcatgcacaaAACACATTGTGGTACTTCGATGCC from Watersipora subatra chromosome 2, tzWatSuba1.1, whole genome shotgun sequence encodes:
- the LOC137388175 gene encoding zinc finger BED domain-containing protein 5-like, whose amino-acid sequence is MLLRFFNLRAEFNEFLKTHNKPKLLASMQVEGFHQCIAYLVDIFGSINEVNTKMQVDKKAPSASLLTDIKHHLNSLIAEFERYFPKLDPRTEQLISLTRDPFRRNVHKIPGQLQEAFLELTNNSALKDDFKELPTEHFWVKAQRLYPNITWPLSRCSYHLLPHIFASQHFQQC
- the LOC137388176 gene encoding protein FAM200C-like, which produces MAKMEADKNPHTIGETLVKPCLLGCTKIILGDTAAQKIADLSLSDSTVKSRIDDMSADIKRQVIEKIKSSLMFAIQLDGSTDVASISQLMVFARYVHRKTIEEEFLFCSPLTETTTAADVMSLVSDFSKEHLDWGKLIETSASSKNSSKGLQEHLSSVIKVVNFIKGSALQTRLFHKLCKDIDAVLTSLLFHTEVR